In Laspinema palackyanum D2c, the genomic stretch TCTTTTCAAGCCCCAGGCTAAAAATCCCTGAATGTAAAGCTTTCAGCCCTCATTCTTAACTTTTGTCAGTCAACCAGATATTTTACTCAAGATCGGCTATGGTATTTCCCGCCTCCAGAAATGATGGCTTGTCTGGTAACTTATGCCAATCAGTATGGTAAACCGACAAACTGGCCCTATTTTTCAATCGATGGAAAGTCGCCGGTTACCGCCGCCCAATGGTCACGAATGCGGGCCAAGTGGAATCATAGTCATGGGGTGACCAATGTTTGGTCAGAACCCGCAGTTCGCGGGGCAGAACGGCTCAAAAATAAACAAGCTAGGTGCATTCATGCTAATCAAAAGCCACTGCGTTTAATTGAGAGAATTATCTTAGCTTCTAGTGATTCTAATGATGTAGTCTGGGAGCCGTTTGGTGGCTTATGTTCAGCAGCCGTTGCTGCGATGCGGAAAGGGCGTCGCTGTTACAGTGCTGAAATTAATTCCGATTATTATGAACTGGCAAAAAATAGACTAGAACAGGAATATGATATTCGGAGTTCGGCTTTATTTCCTGAGTTGGTTTAAGACTGAATCCATTCAAAGCTAGATTTTAGCTTTAGGAAAGCAGGGTTTTGCTGATTTGAACCTTTGTCTTGTTACGATTAAACCCCCGTAAACACAGATCAGCAAAACCGACAATGGCTGCTGCAAGACGCACTATATATCAGATAACTCCACGACTTCATCGGGGTAAGCTTCCATTAAAGCAGGCAAGACGGGACAGGGTGGGATGTTTTGTAAATTGGCGGGTTTACTCCAGGTAAAGGGGGCTTGTTTGGCTGAAGAAATCCATAACAATCGTTTAGCGCGAGTCATGGCAACATAGAGTAAGCGGTACTCTTCGGCGATTTTTAGGTCTTCGGCTTGTTTCCAGGAATCGGCGATGGAGGGGAACTGGAAGGGTTCGCTGTCCCATTGATTGGGTGCGCTTTGGTGGTGGAGATGGGCGCGAATTTGGGCGCGGGCGACTTCGGCTAGGGTGTATTCTCCGAGGAATTGGGCGGGTGGGGGAACCCAGAAACTGCCTGGAATCATGTTTTCATGGAGGAAGGGGATGAAGACATAATCCCAATCGAGTCCTTTGGCTTTGTGCATGGTGACAATGGTGAGTTGTCGCGGGCGAGTATATAGTTTCTCGGCGTTATCTTCTGTATCGACGGGTTCAAAGCGTTCTGAGGTGACGATTTCGTTGAGGACGGTGAGAATGCCGCTCATGGAGGGATTTCCGGCGGTTTGTTGGGCCAAGCGATCGCCTAATTTATCGGCGGTGGCGAGTTCGGAGGCGTCGTAATGTAAGGCTAAGGCGAGGAAGGAAATCAGTTGATACAAGGGGAGTTCTATGCGGGCGGTGAGCAAGCTGGCACAGAAGCGTCTGGCTTGCAATACTGCCGGGGGTTGAGGCGGTTCTAATGGACCGGGGTAGAGAAATTGTTCTGGTAAGCTGGTGAGGGCGTTTAAGTCTTGGGAGGGGATTAAGTTACGATCGACTAAGACGCGCAAAACGGTTTTTAAATAGTCGGGAGAATGGGGGCGATCAAGGAATTGCAGCAATGCCAGCATTTCTGCGGGCACTTGAGACCGGCGATCGCTGGCCGATACATCAAATACTTCTATCCCATGTTTGCCTAACTCACATTCAATCCCATACAGTTTGGGATTACTCATCACCTCTTGGATAAATCGCCCTTGGCGGTTTTCCCGGACCAAAATCGCTGCCGATCGCTCCTCAGTCGTCTCACTAAATAACTGCACCGCCCTCCGGGCAATCAGTTCAATCGTGTGATAAATATCCCGAGGTTGATACATCTCCAACCCTCCCCCGGTGTGAGGTGGGTTCGCATCGGGTTGGGGGTCGTCGCTTTCTACTGTGCGAATATTTTGCAGGCGAAAGGGTAATTTGGCCGAAGGGCGACTGTATTCTACCTCCGGGATGAGTTGATGCTGCTGTGCATAATGACGATTCACCCAACTGAGGACAAAGTTGGCCGCATTGATGATAATTCGGGTACTGCGTCCGGCACGATCCATTGTCGCTAGGAGATTCTCGCGATCGCAGGCTTCACAAAACCGCCGAAAATAAATCGGGTCTGCGGGGGTAAAGGTAGAATTAATCGCTTGATTGGGGTCGCCGACGCGAATTAAATTAGGCGGTGCATCGGGATTATCGCACTTTCGGGCCAAAATTTCTAACAATTGGGTTTGTAACGGGGACGAATCTTGGGCCTCGTCTTCAAAGACGGCAAAGACTTGTTTTTGCCAAAGATAACAGGCACTTTGATTTTCCAAAACGCGCAAGGCGGCGAGAATCATGTCATCGTAATCGATAAACAGCCGCGATCGCATCAAAGTCTCGTACTGTTCATATAATCCAGCGGCGATCGCCAAAATCCCATACGGATCATCGGGAATTTGTCCCTCGGATTCCGCCGAGATTTGCCATAAATCTTGGGGTAATAATCCAGAAGATTTGGCTTCGTGAATGGCAGTCTGTGCGAGTTGCGGCAGCACATCGGTTCTTAAGACAGATTGACGGCGCAAGCGTTCCGTTTCCTCTCCATCAAATTCAGAACCTTCTATTAAAATTTGATACCGTTTAGGATTTTCTGCAATCCAGCGTTCTACACTTTGGATGATCAGCCGATTACTTTGGTTTGGGGTGACCAAGGTCATCTGTTCCAGGTCCAAACCCGATAATTCAGGATGGCGGGAAGCGATCGCCAATGCTAATCCATGTAACGTATTGACCGTAAATCCAATTTGTGGCATCGCCAGTTGTCGCAATGCGCCGCGAATTTTTAATTTCAAATTAGCCGCCGCAGAACGAGTAAACGTAACTACCACCAAATTGTGCTGATAGTGCAGTTTAAAACGAGCGATCGCTAAGGCGGCAGCATCCGCCATTCCCTTAGATTTTCCGGCACCCGGGACCGCAGAGACTGCCAAAGGACCGCCTCGCCAATCCGCCATCTGCTGCTGTCCAGGTCGTAATCCATTGCGAATGCGTTGTTCTGCCTCCTGGCGCTTTTGCGCGAAGGGCGTTAAAGGTTTCGCAACTGCTACAGGCAAATTGTGATCGGAATCATTCGACATAGTGAGCTTCAACCGGGGACAAGTCAAGAAACGGGGGAGGTCTTTCTGAGTTTATCGTTTTCTGGGAGCGATCGCCTCCGTTTCAATTTTTGTAGCAGATTCTCCAGTTGCGGAACCGTAAGGTTAGTTTAGGACT encodes the following:
- a CDS encoding ATP-dependent helicase, whose protein sequence is MSNDSDHNLPVAVAKPLTPFAQKRQEAEQRIRNGLRPGQQQMADWRGGPLAVSAVPGAGKSKGMADAAALAIARFKLHYQHNLVVVTFTRSAAANLKLKIRGALRQLAMPQIGFTVNTLHGLALAIASRHPELSGLDLEQMTLVTPNQSNRLIIQSVERWIAENPKRYQILIEGSEFDGEETERLRRQSVLRTDVLPQLAQTAIHEAKSSGLLPQDLWQISAESEGQIPDDPYGILAIAAGLYEQYETLMRSRLFIDYDDMILAALRVLENQSACYLWQKQVFAVFEDEAQDSSPLQTQLLEILARKCDNPDAPPNLIRVGDPNQAINSTFTPADPIYFRRFCEACDRENLLATMDRAGRSTRIIINAANFVLSWVNRHYAQQHQLIPEVEYSRPSAKLPFRLQNIRTVESDDPQPDANPPHTGGGLEMYQPRDIYHTIELIARRAVQLFSETTEERSAAILVRENRQGRFIQEVMSNPKLYGIECELGKHGIEVFDVSASDRRSQVPAEMLALLQFLDRPHSPDYLKTVLRVLVDRNLIPSQDLNALTSLPEQFLYPGPLEPPQPPAVLQARRFCASLLTARIELPLYQLISFLALALHYDASELATADKLGDRLAQQTAGNPSMSGILTVLNEIVTSERFEPVDTEDNAEKLYTRPRQLTIVTMHKAKGLDWDYVFIPFLHENMIPGSFWVPPPAQFLGEYTLAEVARAQIRAHLHHQSAPNQWDSEPFQFPSIADSWKQAEDLKIAEEYRLLYVAMTRAKRLLWISSAKQAPFTWSKPANLQNIPPCPVLPALMEAYPDEVVELSDI
- a CDS encoding DNA methyltransferase, producing the protein MMACLVTYANQYGKPTNWPYFSIDGKSPVTAAQWSRMRAKWNHSHGVTNVWSEPAVRGAERLKNKQARCIHANQKPLRLIERIILASSDSNDVVWEPFGGLCSAAVAAMRKGRRCYSAEINSDYYELAKNRLEQEYDIRSSALFPELV